In Pseudodesulfovibrio alkaliphilus, the genomic stretch TGTCCGAGGTTGACGTTGACCCTCGCGGCGATGTGTTCAAGCAACTCTTCGAGTCTTTCCATCTGATGCGGTCCTCATTTTTTTGATTGGTGGCGGGGTGGGGCAGGCGGATACGTCGGGGCGGATCAACGCGTCATGCGTCGGCGTACGACGGGCTTCGCCAGCCTACCCTTTGCGGTAGGGAATACTATACCCTCTCTCAGAGGTCGAGATTATTCGGCGGCGCGGACCCGCCGGGGGGACGGCCGGTCCATCATATGTCTTCGCAGTTTTTTTCGCCCTTGGGCAGGCTGGCCATGCGCGCCTCGTGAATGCCCACGAGCCAGTAGCTGGCGCCTAAGGCGAGGATGACCGCTCCCAGGGCGTAGACCTCGGCGTGTCCGTAGACGCTGAAGTCGAGGACGATGACCTTTCGCGCCGCTGCCATGAGGGCCGTGGAGATGACCAGCTTGAGATGGATCATCTTGTATTCGAGATAAATGACGATGTTGGCGAATATTTCGATGGCGATGAGCACCGCCATGAAGGCCCCGAAGGTCGCCAGAATGTCGTTGATGTTGAGCAGGAACATCGGCGGCGACATCAGCCGCTGATAGAGCACCCAGATCACGTCAAGAATGCCCCAGAAGATAACCAGGGTCATGAGAACCGCCAACATCCTGACCGACAGACGGATGAGCTTCCACAATCGGTTGACCATGGGATCATTGAGGGAGTCCTTGCATTGTTTGCTGTCGAAGAAGAACATGAATCACCTGCCTTGGTGTCGCTGCTTCATGGTTGGCGGCTGGGGGGTATCATTGTCACGCTTACAGGTCGCCGGGGCTTTGTCAACATCGGTCTCAGGAGAGGTCCCGGTTCTTTTCCGCTTGATCGGGGCATTTTGAGCCGTCATGCGTTCGTCATGGGTTTGTTGCTTGACGGGACCGGGGGGATCGGTACACTACAATGGTCCGAGCCCTGTGCATGGTGACGGGGCGTCACAGCCACGGAGGACCCATGGTAACATTCGACAAGCACTGGCATCACCTGGAAGGGGACGAGGTCGCCGCCCTATTGTCCGTTGACCCCAAGGCGGGGCTCGACCAATTCGAGACCGAGCAGCGGAGCAAGCGTTACGGCGAGAACGTCATCACCGGCAAGCGGGTCAAGACCCCGTTTGAGCGGTTCATGCTCCAGTTTCACCAACCGCTGGTCTACATTCTGGTGGTGGCCGGATTGGTCACGGCGATTCTCGGCGAATGGGTGGATTCGTCGGTGATCATGGCCGTGGTGCTGGTCAACGCCCTGGTTGGGTATTTTCAGGAGGCCAAGGCTCTTAAGGCGCTGCAATCCCTTTCGGCCAGCATGCGGGTGGAGGCTCTGGTTCTGCGGGCTGGCGAGCAGGTGCGTCTGCCCGCTTCCGCCCTGGTGCCGGGAGATGTGGTCCTGTTGCGTTCAGGTGACAAGGTGCCCGCGGACATGCGCGTTTTCTCCGAGCGTGAACTGCGCATCGACGAGTCCACCTTGACCGGCGAGTCCGTGCCCGTGGAAAAGAACGCGGCGCCAAGCCCCAAGGACGCGGTGCTGGCCGATCGTCACTGCATGGCCTATGCGGGCACATTGGTCAGTTACGGCCAGGGGCGCGGCGTGGTGGTGGGCACCGGCAACTATACCGAGATCGGGCGCATATCCGGCCTGATTGATTCGGCTGACGAGCTTGAAACGCCTCTGACGCGCAAGATTGCCAAGTTCAGCCACATGCTGCTCATCGCCATCCTGATTCTGGCTGCGGTGACCATGGTGCTGGGTCTGATCCGCTCCGAGCCCCTGGAGGAGATGTTCATGGCGGCCGTGGCCTTGGCCGTGGGGGCCATTCCCGAGGGATTGCCCGCGGCGGTGACCATCATCCTGGCCATGGGCGTGTCGCGCATGGCCGGGCGCAAGGCGGTCATTCGCAAGCTGCCCGCAGTGGAGACCCTGGGCGGAACCACTGTCATCTGCTCGGACAAGACCGGCACGCTCACCGAGAATCAGATGACCGTGCAGAGCGTCTACAGTGGCGGCACACTCTTCGATGTGTCGGGTATCGGTTACGGCAGCGAGGGCGAGGTGACGGCCCGGGAAGGCGTTGACGCCAGGGAGAGCCAGGCG encodes the following:
- a CDS encoding phosphate-starvation-inducible PsiE family protein; its protein translation is MFFFDSKQCKDSLNDPMVNRLWKLIRLSVRMLAVLMTLVIFWGILDVIWVLYQRLMSPPMFLLNINDILATFGAFMAVLIAIEIFANIVIYLEYKMIHLKLVISTALMAAARKVIVLDFSVYGHAEVYALGAVILALGASYWLVGIHEARMASLPKGEKNCEDI